The Fusobacterium russii ATCC 25533 sequence TTTATGTACGCATTACCTTATGAAGATTATAAAGAATTGAAAGTTAGAAAATATGGTTTCCATGGAACATCACATTTATTTGTTTCTGAAACAATGAGAGAAATTATGGGAAATCCTGAACATTCTAAAATTATAGTTTGTCATTTGGGAAATGGGGCATCAATCTCAGCTGTAAAAGATGGGAAATCAATTGATACATCTATGGGACTAACACCATTACAAGGTTTAATGATGGGAACTAGATGTGGAGATATAGATCCGGCAGCAGTTTTATTTATAAAAAATAAAAGAAATTTAACTGATGAAGAAATGGACACAAGACTTAATAAACAATCTGGAATTTTGGGTTTATTTGGAAAATCTTCTGACTGTAGAGATTTAGAAATGGCAGCAACAGCAGGAGATGAAAGAGCTATACTAGCTGAAAAAGTATTTAACTACAGAATAAAATCTTACATAGGTGCATATGCTGCAGCAATGGGCGGAGTAGATGCTATTTGTTTTACAGGAGGAATAGGAGAAAATTCAGCAACTGTTAGAGAACAAGCTTTAGAAGGATTAGAATTTTTAGGAATAAAGCTTGATAAAGAAGTAAATTCAGTTAGAAAAAAAGGTAATGTAAAACTTTCTACAGAAGATTCTAAAGTATTAGTTTATAAAATACCGACAAATGAAGAACTAGTAATAGCTAGAGATACATATAAGTTAGCAAAATAATGAAATTTTAAAAATAAAGATGGAAAATTGTGTATTGGAAATTAAACAATTTAAACTCTAATAAGGAGGAAACGAAATGGCAAAAAAAATGCAAACAATGGATGGAAACCAAGCTGCAGCATATGCAGCATATGCTTTTACAGAAGTGGCTGGAATTTACCCAATAACTCCATCATCACCAATGGCGGAGTATACAGATGAATGGGCTTCAAGAGGTATGAAAAATATGTTTGGGGTCCCAGTAAAACTAGTTGAAATGCAATCAGAAGGAGGGGCAGCAGGTACAGTACACGGTTCTTTACAAGCTGGAGCTTTGACAACAACTTATACGGCTTCTCAAGGTTTACTTTTAAAAGTTCCAAATATGTATAAGATAGCTGGGGAATTATTACCAGGTGTTATACATGTTTCAGCTAGATCTATATCATCACAAGCTTTATCAATATTTGGCGATCACCAAGATATTTATGCAGCTAGACAAACTGGTTTTGCAATGTTAGCAACAAATTCTGTTCAAGAGGTTATGGATTTAGCAGGAGTGGCACATTTAGCAGCGATAAAATCTAGAGTACCGTTTTTACATTTCTTTGATGGATTCAGAACTTCACATGAAATACAAAAAGTCGAAGTAATGGATTATAACGATTTAAAAAATTTATTGGATATGGACGCTGTTCAAGCATTTAGAAATAGAGCATTGAATCCAGAACATCCAGTAACTAGAGGAACTGCACAAAATGATGATATTTATTTCCAAACAAGAGAAGTTCAAAATAAATTTTATGATGCTGTTCCTGATATAGTGGCTGACTATATGAAAGAAATTTCAAAAATAACTGGAAGAGAATACAAACCATTTAATTATTATGGAGCACCTGATGCTGAAAACATAATTATAGCAATGGGATCAGTATGTGAAACAACTCAAGAAGTTATAGATTACTTAATTTCTAAAGGAGAAAAAGTAGGATTAATTTCAGTTCATCTATACAGACCATTTTCAGAAAAATATTTCTTTGATGTATTCCCTAAAACAGTAAAAAGAATAGCAGTATTAGATAGAACAAAAGAACCAGGTGCTTTAGGAGAACCTCTACTATTAGATGTAAAATCATTATTCTATGGAAAAGAAAATGCTCCATTAATAATTGGAGGAAGATATGGTTTATCTTCAAAGGATACTACACCAGCTCAAGTTATAGCTGTGTATGAAAATCTAAAAAAAGATGAACCAAAAGATGGTTTCACAGTCGGAATAATTGATGATGTTACTTTTACTTCATTAGAAGTAGGAGCACCGATTGCACTTTCTGATCCATCTACAAAAGCTTGTCTATTCTATGGTTTAGGAGCAGATGGTACAGTAGGAGCCAATAAAAACTCAATAAAAATAATTGGAGATAAGACAGATTTATATGCACAAGGATATTTTGCATATGACTCAAAGAAATCTGGTGGAGTTACTAGATCACACTTAAGATTTGGAAAGAAACCTATAAGATCTACTTATCTGGTTTCAAGACCAACTTTTGTTGCTTGTTCTGTACCGGCATATCTTCACCAATATGATATGACATCTGGAATAAAAGAAGGTGGAAAATTTTTACTTAACTGTGTTTGGACAAAAGAAGAAGCTTTAGAAAATATTCCGAATAATATAAAAAGAGATTTAGCAAAAAATAAAGCTAGGTTATTTATTTTAAATGCAACAAAACTTGCTCATGAAATTGGTTTAGGGCAAAGAACAAATACAATAATGCAAGCGGCATTCTTTAAATTAGCTGATATTATTCCTTTTGAAGAAGCACAACAATATATGAAAGATTATGCAAAAAAATCATACGCTAAAAAAGGTGATGATATAGTTAAACTTAACTATGATGCAATAGATAGAGGAGCAAATGAAATTATTGAAATTGAGGTTGATCCTAGTTGGGCTAATTTAGAAGTTGTGGAACCTAAAGTTAAAGAAGTGTCTTGTGGAGCTGGTTGTGGATGTTCATCAACTAAACTAGGTGCTAAACCTGAAACAGATTTTGTTAAAAATATTGCTAAACCAATGTCTGCTATTAAAGGAGATTTACTACCTGTTTCAGCATTCTTAGGTTATGAAGATGGAACATTTGAAAATGGTACTTCAGCATTTGAAAAAAGAGGAGTTGCTGTTGAAGTTCCTATATGGGATGTAGATAAGTGTATACAATGTAACCAATGTGCATATGTATGTCCACATGCAGTAATAAGACCATTTTTAATTAATGAAGAAGAATTAAAAGCTGCTCCTAATGAACTTGCAACTAAAAAAGCAATAGGAAAAGGGCTAGATGGATTAGAATATAGAATACAAGTTTCGACTCTTGATTGTGTTGGTTGTGGATCTTGTGCACATGTTTGTCCTGCACCAGGAAAAGCATTAACAATGCAACCAATTGCAAACTCTTTAGATGCA is a genomic window containing:
- the nifJ gene encoding pyruvate:ferredoxin (flavodoxin) oxidoreductase yields the protein MAKKMQTMDGNQAAAYAAYAFTEVAGIYPITPSSPMAEYTDEWASRGMKNMFGVPVKLVEMQSEGGAAGTVHGSLQAGALTTTYTASQGLLLKVPNMYKIAGELLPGVIHVSARSISSQALSIFGDHQDIYAARQTGFAMLATNSVQEVMDLAGVAHLAAIKSRVPFLHFFDGFRTSHEIQKVEVMDYNDLKNLLDMDAVQAFRNRALNPEHPVTRGTAQNDDIYFQTREVQNKFYDAVPDIVADYMKEISKITGREYKPFNYYGAPDAENIIIAMGSVCETTQEVIDYLISKGEKVGLISVHLYRPFSEKYFFDVFPKTVKRIAVLDRTKEPGALGEPLLLDVKSLFYGKENAPLIIGGRYGLSSKDTTPAQVIAVYENLKKDEPKDGFTVGIIDDVTFTSLEVGAPIALSDPSTKACLFYGLGADGTVGANKNSIKIIGDKTDLYAQGYFAYDSKKSGGVTRSHLRFGKKPIRSTYLVSRPTFVACSVPAYLHQYDMTSGIKEGGKFLLNCVWTKEEALENIPNNIKRDLAKNKARLFILNATKLAHEIGLGQRTNTIMQAAFFKLADIIPFEEAQQYMKDYAKKSYAKKGDDIVKLNYDAIDRGANEIIEIEVDPSWANLEVVEPKVKEVSCGAGCGCSSTKLGAKPETDFVKNIAKPMSAIKGDLLPVSAFLGYEDGTFENGTSAFEKRGVAVEVPIWDVDKCIQCNQCAYVCPHAVIRPFLINEEELKAAPNELATKKAIGKGLDGLEYRIQVSTLDCVGCGSCAHVCPAPGKALTMQPIANSLDAKEQENADYLFNHVEYRSNLMSIDTVKGSQFAQPLFEFHGACPGCGETPYLKLLTQLFGDRMMIANATGCSSIYSGSAPSTPYTTNSCGEGPSWGSSLFEDNAEYGFGMHIGVEALRDRIQTIMENNMDKVDEDMKTLFKDWIENRRFAARTRELRDILVPKLEALNTDFAKEILEFKQYLIKKSQWIIGGDGWAYDIGYGGLDHVMASNEDINILVMDTEVYSNTGGQASKATPTGAVAKFAAAGKAVKKKDLAAIAMSYGHIYVAQVSMGANQQQYLNAIKEAEAHQGPSIIIAYSPCINHGIKKGMSQSQTEMKLATECGYWPIFRYNPSLEKLGKNPLKIDSREPKWEKYEEYLLGEVRFQTLTKSNPEEAKILFELNKKEAQKRWRQYKRLAALDYAEEKEEVTE
- a CDS encoding acetate/propionate family kinase, with amino-acid sequence MKVLVINCGSSSLKYQLVNPINGEVFAKGLCERIGIDGSKMEYEVVAKDFEKKLEVSMPTHKEALELVISHLTDKEIGVISSVNEVDAIGHRVVHGGEEFAKSVLLNEEVLKAIEANNDLAPLHNPANLIGIRTCMELMPGKKNVGVFDTAFHQTMPAEAFMYALPYEDYKELKVRKYGFHGTSHLFVSETMREIMGNPEHSKIIVCHLGNGASISAVKDGKSIDTSMGLTPLQGLMMGTRCGDIDPAAVLFIKNKRNLTDEEMDTRLNKQSGILGLFGKSSDCRDLEMAATAGDERAILAEKVFNYRIKSYIGAYAAAMGGVDAICFTGGIGENSATVREQALEGLEFLGIKLDKEVNSVRKKGNVKLSTEDSKVLVYKIPTNEELVIARDTYKLAK